TATATGATTTAATATTGTTTGTGTTTTCATGTCTTGCTTATACGGTTACCTGGCAAAACATTGCTTACAATATGGCAGGAAAATCTGAAACAAACTCTGTTTTGTTACTGGTTAATTTGTTTGCTTCCTCTGTTATTTTTCTGATGTTCTATCTCCCTCTCCGGACTCCCTATATTTTGGAATCAATATATAGCCCAAAACTACAGCCAAGAGTATGGTTTTTGGTTACTTTGTTTCTGACTGTTGCGGCAATGTGGTATGAAATGTTCCTTTAATTTTGTGTTTTATCGCTGCATCATTTCCATCAACTTGTTGGCCGTTCTCCAGTTACGGGTGGTCGCGACTGTTTTTAACTGCTTTTCAAACAACAGATTGGTCAATTTTGTATTTCCATATCCATTTGCACAATACACATAAACAGCTCTCCCGATGTGCTGAAACTCTTCGGGTGGAAAATTAATTTCCTTCAATCTAACTTTTTTTTCTTGATCCGGCACCTCAGCCAATAAAGTTAAATATACCTTTTCAGGGGGTATAATTTCAGGTTGATTGTAAGGATTGTTCAAAAGAATATCCTGCCATTCCAAAGATGAAAACACAAGAACTGATACCTCAAACTGATACCGTTCTTTGATTGCTTGTTCTATTTGTACAGAAATTGTTTCAGGGTTGGATGTTGGAGAAGGGAGAAAAACCACATTCCCGCTCTGAATATAAGTAGATACCTGTGTATGGCCTAAAGATTTAAACAGCTCTGTGAGATCTGCCATTTTAATTATCTTGTAACCGGTAACATTTATGCCTCTTAACAGCGCTAAACAAACTTGATTCATAAAATGGGGCAACTCTTTGATTTACCTGTTCATCAGTTCCATGATTTCCATAGGGTCAATCGGAATGTTTTCCATCAAATCTACCGGCGAGCCGTTGGTTACCAAAATATCATTTTCAAGACGGATTCCCAAATTTTCTTCCGGAATATATATTCCCGGTTCACAAGTCAGAACCATTCCGGCCCGCAAAGGAAGGTAACGATTACCTACATCATGAACATCTATTCCCAAAAAATGAGAGGTTCCGTGCATAAAGTATTTTTTATACAAAGGGCGATCCGGATGTTGAGCGGCAACTGCTTTGGCATCGAGCAAGCCCAATTGAATCAATTCAGATTCCATAAATCTGCCCACTTCTTTGTGATATTCTTCGATTAATGTGGAAGGACGCAATAACTCCTTTGCAAATTTAAGGGTGCGCAAAACTGCGTTGTAAACCGCCAACTGACGAGGGCTGAATCTGCCATTGACGGGAATAGTCCGAGTTAAATCGGCAGCATAATTTGCAAAATCTGCGCCAAAGTCCATCAATAAAACATCCCCGTCCTGACAAACCTGATTGTTGACATTGTAATGAAGAATGCAGGAGTTTTTACCTGAAGCTATGATAGAAGGATAGGCAGGACCGGAAGCGCGGTTTATCAGATATTCATGTTGTATTTCGGCTTCAATTTCATATTCATAGACACCGGGTTTTACAAAACCAAGTACGCGGCGAAAAGCACTGCCGGTAATATCAACAGCTTTGCGCATCAAATCAATTTCAATATTCGATTTTTCTGCCCGCAAATAGTGCATCACCGGAGCAGCACGTTCATAGTTATGCAAAGGGAAAGATTCACGCATACTCCTTGCAAACCTCATTTCCTTGTCCGGAACACTGTTGTGCATCCTCGAATGTTCGTTCAGGTTCAGATAACAGTTTTGTGCCTGATACATTAAAGGTGCAAGCATATTTTCAAAAGATTCTTCCCAATAAATATTTTCAATACCCGAGGTGTTCTGGGCTTCCTCCATCGTAAATTTATGGCCTTCCCAAACCGCAATGATTTCGTTGGTACGACGAATAAATAATATTTCACGGTTATTTTCTAACGGATGGTCCGGAAATAAAACCAATATCGTTTTTTCCTGATCTATTCCGGTCAGGTAAAACAAATCTGCATTTTGTCTGAAAGTATGATGGCTGTCGGCACTGCGTGGCATTTCATCATTAGAAACAAAAATAGCAATAGAATTAGGTTTTAACATTTTAGCTAACCGGCGGCGGTTTTGAACGAAAAGTTCAGAAGAAACGGGCAAGTACTTCATATTGAAAATGTTTTGGCAAAACTAAGTATTCTTGAGTTATTGACAGAAAAAATTAAGTTAAATTTGAAGAAAAGCATTCAGAAACCGGAATAGGAATTCTAATGTTTTTGTGGTTATACTTTGCCTTATGGCAGATGTTTTAAAGGGTTGGTAATTCCTGTTGTCAGGTCATAAAGAATGATGTTGACAGCTTCAGAAAGAGAGTATTCAAAAGCAGCAAAGTTATTTTGTCAGGCTATTTGGTTTACCGTAAAAGGTAGAAGATGGTTTCGATTTTACTACCCGATGTCTGGCAGTTAGACCTTTAAGGTTTTCAAAACAGGTCTCGAAATTAGAACGCAGCCTCATCTGTAAAGGCTTTTCAGTTTACCAAAATTGTCGAAGCCGGTTCCGGTTATATAAAGCTTAATCAGTAATGCTGTCTGAGGATTGGCTCAGTACGGCATATTTGGTGGGATTGATTGTTTTACCGTGATATAAATATAAGGCTTTGGTAAACTCAGCTCCGAGGAATAAAATAATTGAAATGTAATATATCCATAACAGCAAAAGCACAACCGAACCTGCTACTCCATAAGCGCTTGTTATCATTACGGCTTTGCTGAGATACAACCCTATCAGATAACGCCCTAAACCAAATAAAATGGCAGTAAAAATTGCTCCGCCCCATACATCTTTCCATTTGAGCTGAACATCGGGGATATATTTAAATGAAAATGCAAAGAGCAAAACAGCAGAACCATAAGAAACAGTCAGGTTGATTAGCTGCAAAATATAGATGGAAGAGTCGGTAAGATAGAGTTGAAGATATTCACTGAAAATATTTAGTAAAATTCCGTAGATAAGCCCTAAAACAATAAACACGACAATGATCAGGATGATTAACAAGGCGACAGCCTGATCTTTCAGAAATTTTTTAATGATGTTTCTGGTTCCCGGTTTGGGTTTCACTCTCCAGATAAAATTAAAAACCCATTGCAGGTGAACCCATACTCCGGTTGCACTAAAATAGGTGGTTATGATCCCAATCAAAGTGATTCCAATTCCTGACTGAAATTGAAAAGCGCTGACCGATATTCCATGAATGATTGCAGCAGCCTGTTTGCCCACAAACAAGGTTAGGTTTTGGTTAATTTGATCTTCTAATTTGCTTGCCCCCAAAAAATTTCCCAACATCAAAAGGATCATCATTAAAATAGGAGGCAACGATAACACAGTATAAAAAGACAATCCCGCACCTAAAGCAGTTACCCGGTCTTTGAAAAACTCGTTAAAGGTATCATAAAGAACTGCATAGCTTTTTGATAAGATGTTTTTCACCATGAATCTGCTTGATGAGTAAGGGCATAAAATTAAGATTTACCGACCGAAAGTAAGAACTCCAAACAATGATAATGTAAAAATTTACTCATCAGCGGTTAATTTAACCAGATGATTAAACTCAACTAATCAGAACGAAATCGCAATACACTACTTCCAGTTTGCAGGAACTGTCAAATTCAGAACAAAGATTCGTTGAATTAAGAAAAACAATACCCGCAATAATCAAAACATGATTTGCGAAAAAAGGAGATGGAATTGAGGGGATATAAAATAAAAGTGGCGAGCACCCTATATCACACCGCTACGACCTACCTACCCTTGCTGCCTTCCGGCCCTGGGGGATTCAGAGGGAGCTGATTGTACAGGACTCGCCGGTGCAAAGATACATCAAATTTTGGTGAAAAGAAAAAATACACAATAAATAATTACGACTACTAAGTTTCTCTGATTTGGTTGTATTTTCGGGCATTGAATAAAAACACCGGTAATATAAAAAGAGATGACACAAAACTTAGAATTTAACCGCAACGAAGACTGGTTAAAACTATCAACCTCAACCATGCGGAAATATCTGCAAAAAATATATTTGGGAGGTGGTAAGAATGCTATTGATAAACTGCACGCTTCGGGAAAATTGAGTGCGCGTGAACGTATTGACCTGTTGATTGACGAAGGCAGCAGTTTTTTAGAAATTGGGGCATTTGTAGGATTTGACATGTATGAAGAATATGGAGGATGTCCGGCAGGAGGCGTTGTTACAGGGTTGGGGTATGTCTGTAGAAGGCTTTGTATGATTGTTGCCAACGATGCTACGGTTAAATCAGGCGCATGGTTTCCTATTACCGCTAAAAAGAATTTGAGGGCACAGGAAATTTCCATAGAAAACCGTTTGCCAATCATCTATTTAGTGGACAGTGCCGGCGTTTTTTTACCACTTCAGGACGAAGTTTTTCCCGATAAAGAGCATTTTGGGCGCATGTTTAGGAACAATTCGGTCATGTCTGCTATGGGAATCCCTCAAATTGCTGCTATTATGGGGAGTTGTGTTGCCGGTGGAGCTTATTTGCCAATTTTGTCAGACGAAGCTTTGATTGTTGAAAACACAGGTTCAGTTTATTTGGCCGGTTCCTATTTGGTAAAAGCCGCAATTGGTGAAGATGTGGACAGCGAGACCCTCGGAGGAGCGACAACCCACAGCGAAATATCAGGAGTTACGGATTATAAAATGCCGGATGATAAAACCTGCCTGAAAGCTATCCGCGATATCATAAGCAGACATGGACATACCGAAAAAGCAGGATTTGACCGCGTTGAACCCAAACCCCCTACCCTATCTGATCATGAAATTTATGGCATTTATCCAGAAGAAGGCAGGAAGCCGTATGATATGTTAGAAATTATCAAAAGGTTAGTTGATAATTCAGAAATTCAGGAATATAAAGCCGGTTATGGTAAGTCTATTATTTGCGGATATGCGCGGATAGAAGGTTGGGCGGTAGGAATTGTAGCCAATCAGCGAACGATTTTCAGAAGCAAAAAAGGAGAAATGCAATTGGGAGGAGTGATTTATTCAGATTCGGCAGATAAAGCTGCGCGATTTATCATGAATTGCAATCAAAAAAGAATTCCTTTGGTGTTTTTACAAGATGTAACCGGTTTTATGGTAGGAAGTCGCTCCGAACATGGGGGGATTATCAAAGACGGAGCGAAGATGGTTAATGCGGTTTCCAACTCAATCGTACCTAAATTTACCGTTATCATTGGCAATTCTTACGGTGCAGGTAATTATGCCATGTGTGGAAAAGCCTATGATCCAAGGTTGATAGTAGCATGGCCAAGTGCTAAAATTGCCGTAATGGGCGGTGAACAGGCTGCAAAAACTTTGCTGCAAATTCAGGTAGCAAGCAAGAAAAAACAGGGGCTGAAAATCAGTCAGGAGGAAGAAAACAACTTGCTTCAGGAAATTACACAACGGTATAACCGCCAAACAACTCCTTTTTATGCAGCAGCGAGATTGTGGGTGGATGCAATCATTGACCCGCTCGAAACCAGAAAGGTTATTGCAACCGGAATTGAAGCGGCAAATCATGCCCCGATTACAAAACCCTTTGTTACGGGAGTATTGCAAACCTAAACGTTACTTAGCGACTTTTACCTGCCCAAGACCTAATCTTTTATGTTGCAATAGTCTGCAGCAATCTGTGAGCCGGTAAACTTGGAACAATTATTGCAGTTTTTGTTGAATATTCCAACTCCGGCAATATGAAACGACTACTGCTTATACTTTTATTGAGTCAGTCTATTGGCTTATTTGCATTTAGTTTTGCACCTGCAGATAGTTGCACTACTCCGGTTAATTATTTATGTACTCAGCCGGTTGTATTAAACATCATTTGCCCCGATTTTTGCTTGGAAGGCGATTACACCATCGTTTCTGCCCATGCACTTTTCGATTGTAGCATAACCCTTATGGAGACCTGCATCCGGTATATTGCGTTGCCCGGTTTTATTGCTACAGATACGGTCGAAGTAGTCGCCTGTAATGAAACGGTATGTGATACCGCCCTATTGGTCATCCATGTAGTCGGAACCCCTGATTTATGTCTTATAGATCCTCCTCCCCTACCTGAATGTGAATCAAGTCCTTCTTCCTTATGTACAGTTTGGAATCAAAACACTGAAATCTGCCCTGATTTTTGCTTTACAGTTCCGTATGAAATAACGGCCGTTAATTCTGTTCATTCATCCGAAATCATGGTCAATGGACCTTGTTTTTCATACAGCCCATTCACAGAAACTGTCAGTTGGGATGTTTTAACGGTAATTGGTTGTGATTTTTCGGGAAATTGCGATACCCTCGAAATTTATGTTACCCTTGGTGATTGTAATGCACCACCTGTCCCTTCGCCTGAACAAATATGTACTGAAATCTTTACCCCCATTGATCTGTGTTTTGAAATGGAAGCCGGAGAAATATTTAGTGCTTCAGATATTACCACTACCTTTGAATGTAGTATTACTGCTTTTGCACAATCTTGTATTACCTATTATCCACTTCCCGGGTTTAGCGGAGCCGATACCATAAACATTCCTATTTGTCAGATTGATAATCCCGAAAATTGCAGAAATCAGCAGTTTGTTGTGTTTGTAGGCTGTCAGGTTCCCTCGGTAGTTACTGATATTGCTTATATCAGCCCGGATTGGGTAAGTATCAATGGTCAGATTTCATCAGACGAAAACGGATATGACGGCATTGTTTTGTCTCCGTTACAAAATGACAATTTTAACTGCCTTTCTCCACTTAGTCTCAACATAGTAGATTTGCCTCAACATGGCATATTGAACGTTTTACCCGGTTTGTTAATTGAATATATTCCTAATGAAGGGTTCTACGGTACCGAAAACATTTCACTGCAAATTTGCAATCTTTGTGGCCAATGCAGCGGGTCGGAGATGACTGTTTTTATTGCACCTCAAAACCATACCGGAACTACAGGAATTGAACAAACTGTAGGCAATCAAATAGATTTGCCTAAGATTTTGGAAGTAAATTCTTCTTTAAATGATTCTCATTTATCAGTTACAGTTTTGTTGCCGGTTGATGTTACCGCTAACCTGACATTGACTGCAACAAATGGACAAACGGTTGCCGGGGTAAAATTACCTCCATATTCAGTTGAGCAGCGTGAACTTAAATTGCCTGTTTACAAAATTTCATCCGGGCTTTATGTGCTGACACTTGCCACAGCCAATGGGAAGATCTCCAGAAAAATTTGGTTGGACTGAGGACAGTTTGGAGGGCTGTAATCAGACTTCATCTATTTTTCAAATGTCCTAACTATAGATTTCCTCAATTTCGCGGTGATATTGCCGGATAACAGATTCCCGTTTTACTTTTAAAGTCGGGGTTAGCAGTCCGTTTTCAGTTGTAAACGGTTGGCTCAATAAAAGATACTTTTTAATAGGATGCTCATTTGCAAAATTCAGATTGTAATTATCAATCAGCTCGTTGTATTTTTTGATCACTTCCGGTTGTGAAAGCCAATTTGCTATATCGGTCAAATCGGTTTCAATATGATGCGCTTGGCAATAACTCTCCAAAACCCCTAAAGCCGGCACGATTAAAGCAGTGATGAATCTTTTACCGTCTCCAATTATTACAACCTGTTCAATAAAAGCCGACTCCCGCAACCGGTTTTCGATAGGTTGAGGAGCAACGTATTTCCCGCTTGAAACTTTGAATAGCTCTTTTTTCCGACCGGTAATTTTTAAAAACTTGCCGTTTACCCAAGCTCCCAAATCGCCGGTATGAAACCATCCATCGGCGGTAAAGCATTGTTGACTCAATTCGGGTTGTTTGAAATACCCCTGCATGATATTTGGGCCTTTGGCTAATATTTCTCCATCGGAATCTGCAATTCTGATTTCGACACCAGGAATAGGAATTCCGACAGTTCCTAAAAGGCTTCCGCCGGGCTCAAACCGGTTAAACGACAAAACCGGAGAAGTTTCTGTTAATCCATAACCCTCTCTTACCGGTATGCCGGCTGCGGTAAAAATCCGTGCCAAACTCGGTTGAAGTGCTGCTGCACCCAAAACTACACCCTTCACTTTTCCACCTACTGCTTTCTTGAGATTGTTAAAGACAAATAACCGGGCAATATTTAAACGGATGGCGTATTTCCAATCCATCTTGCCATTAAAAGGATATTGCTCGGCTATTAGCAGGGCCCAATCAAAAATCTTTCGTTTGATGCCTTTTACCCTTTCTGCACGTTTTTCGATTTCTTCATACATACGCTCTAAAACCCTGGGAACGGCAGAAAAATAATAAGGACGAACCACTTTTAAATTTTTCTCCACCTGTGTTATCATCGAAAAATGAATCACTGCTCCAACTGCAATATAATTATATACTGCTGTTCGTTCAAACACATGACTTAAGGGCAGGAAACTCAACACCTTGTCCGCATGACTTACCGGAATTATCGGAAGGATTGATTTGATATTGCTGACAATATTATGGTGAGATAACATGACCCCTTTAGGTTCTCCGGTAGTTCCTGAAGTGTAAATGATTGTAGCAATGTCTTGTGGTAAGATACTGAGTTTAATGTTTTCCAGGGTTGACTGGATAGAATCGTTATCGGTCAGCAAGTCTTTCCAATTGGGTGATTCATTTAAATCAGCAAAACAATAAACCTCTTTCAGGTTTGGAAGAGAGGGTTTGATGGTTTGTATTTTGCGGTATAGTTCGCGATTATTTACAAAACACCATTTAATTTGAGCATGGTTAAAAATATACAGACATTCGTCTGCCGATGCAGTGGCATGAACCGGGACAACAATGCCGCCGGCCTGTTGAATTGCAAAATCGGTTAAAATCCATTCCGGGCAGTTAAAGGTAGAAAGTATGGCAACCGTATCGCCTTTTTGCAAACCAAGATTAATTAAGCCACTACTTAGTTGATCGGATAATTCAATACACCTTAGGGTCGAATAGGAAACAATTTTCCCATTATCAACACTACAAATTGCATTGGGTTGCGGGTATTTCAGCAACTGATAGGAAAATAAATCAAACAGACGGGTAAAATCCTTCATCTATATGGAGAACTGCTTTTTACCTACTAAAATACAAATCTATGAAGGCTTTGGGAAAAAAAATAAAATTGGTAAATAAAAAGCCTCAACCTGAACAGATTGAGGCTTGGCATCCTTTTCTTAATCTTTTTAAACCCTAAACTATAATTACTTGAACGTCTTACGGTTTACTTGAGCGCTTCTGTTCGAGGCACTGCCGAGTAATTTAATTTAAGTGCATTAGATTTTCGCAATTCTTGTTTCAGGTCGGTGATAATGCCCATTTTAACATCTTTGTCAACCCTTAGTGAAACAGTCATTTGAGAAGCTAATTTTTCATCTAATTTGGCACGCTCATTCTCTATAAAAAGCCGGATGTCTTTATCGGTTGCAAATGCATCATTTAACTGAATACGGGGTGCTGTACCAAATTTTTCACGGTATTGTTGGTTAGGTGGTCCTATGTAAATATAACTTACCAAAGATTTTTTCTCTAACTTGGTCAATTCCGTAGCTTTTACCGGACGAATCTGAACCATAATTTCA
This is a stretch of genomic DNA from Sphingobacteriales bacterium. It encodes these proteins:
- a CDS encoding DUF1697 domain-containing protein, with translation MNQVCLALLRGINVTGYKIIKMADLTELFKSLGHTQVSTYIQSGNVVFLPSPTSNPETISVQIEQAIKERYQFEVSVLVFSSLEWQDILLNNPYNQPEIIPPEKVYLTLLAEVPDQEKKVRLKEINFPPEEFQHIGRAVYVYCANGYGNTKLTNLLFEKQLKTVATTRNWRTANKLMEMMQR
- a CDS encoding aminopeptidase P N-terminal domain-containing protein, coding for MKYLPVSSELFVQNRRRLAKMLKPNSIAIFVSNDEMPRSADSHHTFRQNADLFYLTGIDQEKTILVLFPDHPLENNREILFIRRTNEIIAVWEGHKFTMEEAQNTSGIENIYWEESFENMLAPLMYQAQNCYLNLNEHSRMHNSVPDKEMRFARSMRESFPLHNYERAAPVMHYLRAEKSNIEIDLMRKAVDITGSAFRRVLGFVKPGVYEYEIEAEIQHEYLINRASGPAYPSIIASGKNSCILHYNVNNQVCQDGDVLLMDFGADFANYAADLTRTIPVNGRFSPRQLAVYNAVLRTLKFAKELLRPSTLIEEYHKEVGRFMESELIQLGLLDAKAVAAQHPDRPLYKKYFMHGTSHFLGIDVHDVGNRYLPLRAGMVLTCEPGIYIPEENLGIRLENDILVTNGSPVDLMENIPIDPMEIMELMNR
- a CDS encoding YihY/virulence factor BrkB family protein — protein: MVKNILSKSYAVLYDTFNEFFKDRVTALGAGLSFYTVLSLPPILMMILLMLGNFLGASKLEDQINQNLTLFVGKQAAAIIHGISVSAFQFQSGIGITLIGIITTYFSATGVWVHLQWVFNFIWRVKPKPGTRNIIKKFLKDQAVALLIILIIVVFIVLGLIYGILLNIFSEYLQLYLTDSSIYILQLINLTVSYGSAVLLFAFSFKYIPDVQLKWKDVWGGAIFTAILFGLGRYLIGLYLSKAVMITSAYGVAGSVVLLLLWIYYISIILFLGAEFTKALYLYHGKTINPTKYAVLSQSSDSITD
- a CDS encoding acyl-CoA carboxylase subunit beta, whose protein sequence is MTQNLEFNRNEDWLKLSTSTMRKYLQKIYLGGGKNAIDKLHASGKLSARERIDLLIDEGSSFLEIGAFVGFDMYEEYGGCPAGGVVTGLGYVCRRLCMIVANDATVKSGAWFPITAKKNLRAQEISIENRLPIIYLVDSAGVFLPLQDEVFPDKEHFGRMFRNNSVMSAMGIPQIAAIMGSCVAGGAYLPILSDEALIVENTGSVYLAGSYLVKAAIGEDVDSETLGGATTHSEISGVTDYKMPDDKTCLKAIRDIISRHGHTEKAGFDRVEPKPPTLSDHEIYGIYPEEGRKPYDMLEIIKRLVDNSEIQEYKAGYGKSIICGYARIEGWAVGIVANQRTIFRSKKGEMQLGGVIYSDSADKAARFIMNCNQKRIPLVFLQDVTGFMVGSRSEHGGIIKDGAKMVNAVSNSIVPKFTVIIGNSYGAGNYAMCGKAYDPRLIVAWPSAKIAVMGGEQAAKTLLQIQVASKKKQGLKISQEEENNLLQEITQRYNRQTTPFYAAARLWVDAIIDPLETRKVIATGIEAANHAPITKPFVTGVLQT
- a CDS encoding long-chain fatty acid--CoA ligase, whose translation is MKDFTRLFDLFSYQLLKYPQPNAICSVDNGKIVSYSTLRCIELSDQLSSGLINLGLQKGDTVAILSTFNCPEWILTDFAIQQAGGIVVPVHATASADECLYIFNHAQIKWCFVNNRELYRKIQTIKPSLPNLKEVYCFADLNESPNWKDLLTDNDSIQSTLENIKLSILPQDIATIIYTSGTTGEPKGVMLSHHNIVSNIKSILPIIPVSHADKVLSFLPLSHVFERTAVYNYIAVGAVIHFSMITQVEKNLKVVRPYYFSAVPRVLERMYEEIEKRAERVKGIKRKIFDWALLIAEQYPFNGKMDWKYAIRLNIARLFVFNNLKKAVGGKVKGVVLGAAALQPSLARIFTAAGIPVREGYGLTETSPVLSFNRFEPGGSLLGTVGIPIPGVEIRIADSDGEILAKGPNIMQGYFKQPELSQQCFTADGWFHTGDLGAWVNGKFLKITGRKKELFKVSSGKYVAPQPIENRLRESAFIEQVVIIGDGKRFITALIVPALGVLESYCQAHHIETDLTDIANWLSQPEVIKKYNELIDNYNLNFANEHPIKKYLLLSQPFTTENGLLTPTLKVKRESVIRQYHREIEEIYS
- a CDS encoding biopolymer transporter ExbD → MPIRKKGTRELPPLSTASLPDIVFMLLFFFMVSTTMRDSEIMVQIRPVKATELTKLEKKSLVSYIYIGPPNQQYREKFGTAPRIQLNDAFATDKDIRLFIENERAKLDEKLASQMTVSLRVDKDVKMGIITDLKQELRKSNALKLNYSAVPRTEALK